The Camelina sativa cultivar DH55 chromosome 14, Cs, whole genome shotgun sequence genome includes a window with the following:
- the LOC104743965 gene encoding uncharacterized protein LOC104743965, which yields MVKNMISDMHRSIIHGMAMELPKAEHRACARHIYANLKKDHKSDTLKPLFWRVASSYNEADFRSNLAVFREMDPRACDDLLKKDHRKWCKAFFRTASSCGDTHNNHTESYNRTLKKARRKLFVEMLELIRRDAMQRIATRFKIAKKETAKYTKKARKEVEKSCDEAQNCYSLSSTGGKYEIVEFGNGFGVSLSRRECACRKWDLTGIPCRHAVCAIRENCQEVEDYISDYYLTEKWRDNYRRGLSPVNGTKFWEEVGGRRIYGPPYKRPPGRPKGKARIKGVHESPTKNNKYKVGRKGRIAHCSLCGGAGHNSRKCPQESDESRAKRRRLNEEARSAAELQAQDEAEMELAMIAQEEVALMEAGISAQGKAEVQDVSSTAP from the exons ATGGTGAAAAACATGATTTCTGACATGCACCGAAGCATTATTCATGGTATGGCAATGGAGTTACCAAAGGCAGAACACCGAGCTTGTGCTAGACACATCTACGCAAACCTTAAAAAGGATCACAAATCTGACACATTGAAGCCACTGTTTTGGAGAGTAGCTAGCAGTTACAATGAAGCTGATTTCAGGAGTAACTTGGCTGTATTCAGAGAGATGGATCCGAGGGCTTGTGATGATCTGCTGAAGAAAGATCATCGTAAATGGTGCAAGGCTTTCTTTAGGACTGCTTCAAGCTGTGGTGACACACACAACAATCACACAGAGTCCTACAATAGGACATTGAAGAAAGCAAGGAGAAAACTATTTGTGGAGATGTTGGAGCTGATAAGAAGAGATGCAATGCAAAGGATTGCAACCCGGTTTAAGATAGCTAAGAAGGAGACTGCAAAGTACACTAAGAAAGCAAGGAAAGAGGTGGAGAAGTCATGTGATGAGGCTCAGAACTGTTATTCTCTTTCAAGCACAGGTGGGAAATATGAGATTGTGGAGTTTGGTAATGGATTCGGTGTGTCATTGTCTAGGAGGGAGTGTGCATGTAGGAAGTGGGATTTAACAGGAATTCCTTGCCGTCATGCGGTTTGTGCAATCAGAGAGAATTGTCAAGAGGTTGAGGACTACATTTCTGATTACTACTTGACAGAGAAATGGAGAGACAATTACCGTAGAGGTTTGTCTCCGGTAAATGGAACTAAGTTTTGGGAGGAGGTAGGAGGAAGACGAATATATGGACCTCCTTATAAGCGACCTCCAGGAAGACCTAAGGGAAAAGCAAGGATCAAAGGTGTACATGAATCACCAACTAAGAATAATAAGTATAAGGTTGGTAGAAAAGGAAGAATAGCCCATTGTAGTTTATGTGGTGGGGCTGGACATAATTCAAGAAAATGTCCTCAAGAG TCTGACGAGAGTCGGGCAAAGAGAAGGAGGCTTAATGAAGAAGCTCGAAGTGCAGCTGAACTTCAAGCACAGGATGAAGCAGAAATGGAACTTGCCATGATAGCTCAAGAGGAAGTTGCACTAATGGAAGCTGGAATCTCGGCTCAAGGGAAAGCAGAAGTC